In Natranaerobius trueperi, the following proteins share a genomic window:
- a CDS encoding SoxR reducing system RseC family protein: protein MAVKSGRVMKISDDEILVLIQNHSTCSKCGACSDGKKSNENTIWAKDNKNAEVGDFVEIEIPEKNLLKVSILLYLVPIIFLLIGIIIGQKFAEINNLSENSVGLISGVFFMGLSYLGINIIDRRIGESDQVKPKIRSIIKYLDN from the coding sequence ATGGCAGTTAAAAGTGGAAGAGTTATGAAGATAAGTGATGATGAAATTTTAGTCTTAATACAAAATCACTCTACCTGTTCTAAGTGTGGTGCATGTAGTGATGGCAAAAAGAGCAATGAAAACACCATTTGGGCCAAAGACAATAAAAATGCTGAAGTTGGGGATTTTGTAGAAATTGAAATACCTGAAAAGAATTTATTAAAAGTATCCATATTACTTTATTTAGTTCCAATTATCTTTTTACTTATTGGTATAATTATTGGTCAAAAATTTGCGGAAATCAATAATTTATCAGAAAATTCAGTCGGGTTGATAAGTGGGGTATTTTTTATGGGATTATCCTACCTTGGAATTAATATTATTGATAGAAGAATTGGGGAAAGTGATCAAGTAAAACCCAAAATACGTTCTATTATTAAATATTTAGATAACTAA